CCATAAATACCTTTGACTAACTCTTCAACGCAATCAGcctcaatcagctgattctgacgcagagTGAAGTGGTTTTTCACAATGTCTTAGGAAAGCCACATTGCATCAATAACAACACAAAGCTGCGTCAGAATCCACTAGAATGAAGTTCATTGGTTGAAGAGTCACGATAGTCCAAAGAATCTAAAGCTGTGGTTTTTAAAGGATTCAAACAGTGAGCTTCTGGACTCGATTCAAACGCTCGTCTGATCCCAGTCTTTCTGTTCCAGCTGGTACAGGCTCCAGTCCAAGTCGGGGAAGAAGGAGAAGGAGCGGGGGGACATCCAGGTCACCATCCAGTTCACCCGGAACAACCTGACGGCCAGTATGTACGACCTGGTCATGAAGGAGAAAGGAGCCTCCCCCTTCAGTAAGCTGAAAGAACGCATCAAGGGAAAGAGGAGGTCCAGCCAGGACGACACATCCTCCGCCGTCCTCCCGGGGGGGTACGCCTCTCTGTACCGCCTGCGCCATAGACTGCCAAGCGACGGAGGTGGGGAGGAGGACTATGAAGATGATGAGGGGGGTGAGGCCCGGAGAAGCAAGATGAGAACGTTCTTCTTCAGGGGGAAGCTGCGGAAAACGTCCGACACTCGCTCCAGCACGTCTGTAGGCTCTGAGAGCAGCGAGTCTTCGTCTCGAGGGGGGAGCCTCAGTCCCACGGCCGGGATCAGCGTGGTGGTGTCCGACCTCTCCAACTCACCCAGCAACAGCAGCAACCTGACTGCAGACAACAGTCCAGGTGAGTCCTGGTCTGTTGGTTCTCTGGGGATCACATGTCTTTCTTTTGGGGGGTTCTGCTGTCCATCTCAGACTCACATATCCTTAGAGGTTGATTTAGTTTTCACCATGAGAtgctcacagaaaaaaaagtgcatgaacattttctctcatcAAATCCTacttagaaaatacactttattttttactttaagctattcctttagaaaatgtagcttttaaatatttacaattaatgaattataaaaaagggatgtttttctataaataactcTAACgtctttacttttgacaacaGTAAACacgagttcctttcaaaataaaatgcactcCGTGTTTAATAAGAGCGTCTTGCTGCAGAGTCAAATGTGAAATTTtctttcagcatgacaacaATTAGATGCTAATCTCAACCAactaatttaatgtttattaaaactgtacttttattatacctaaagagccacaatggagtaATAAAGGAGCCGCATGTgtctccggagcctcaggttgcagacccctgcactgGACCAATATAACTTATTTTTCTCCACCAgagtgcatttttaaataaagacaagaTCAGTAAACATgattaacttttattgagaacataaaAGTTCTGATAGGAACAATGTTCTTAGTAGATAATAAAAttctttcacagcatcaaaaggtaaaaaatttCCCTAAACTCAACCACGTTAAATCAGATGTTCTGTTTTATCATCagaccagctttaatgaaacgctcacgtaaaacaaaataaatagtgtcTAGCTAGCCGCACATTGTGATTTTGTAAATTAGTCGCTTTAATCCTATTGGATCctgatgaccccagccttacattgacgtgttctCCATCatatgacaaatgtggataaaggtggacaggatttcatgtcccCTACGGACacaagtaaagataaaaaatcattgaaaaaaacacaactaaaatgCATATGAGATGTTCTACAGACTCCAAAGAAGAGAACATGGACCAGGAGCAAGACTCCATTAATAGGATAAATATCTTTTATAAgtcattaaataataattactcACCCACTATTAAAGAGTCACTTACTGTAGACCACAGACGTTTTCTTGACTAAGTTGCTGCTTGTTCTGAGTGTTTGTTCTGTGAAGCTGATAGTTGTGGTGAGATTATAAAGGTCAAGCATTGACCCCTTAAACACGCTGTGGTGAAACTGTTGCTCTGAGGCTGGATCATCAAAGTTTTGAACAACAACAGGTGTGATTAAGAAATGTTTAGTAAGTCAACTACTAGTTCGTAATAACTGGCAATCTTGGATAATGTGTTGTCTCTGTCGACAGCAGCATGGCCATAGAAAACATGTGCTGGAACATTTTAGTTCTATGACCTTTACATTTCATACAGACCACCTGCGTACAGGTTTGTCCTcatccacccgtaagggcagttgtgactaatgcATAACACTGTGAAGAGGTTCACCTCACAACCAATAATACACAGAATGTTGGTGGGAGAGAGACaatacagtgattctcctgcgcctttccgtatgttttttggcacgtaaaaactcaatcacgctTTCAACAATTTGAGCAGTTTTGGTATCAAATCAtccagctcgttcaggacattactgcttgcacttttggtattcataatcTTTATAGTTTGGGAAATATTGAGGAAAATATACATTATGGGAATTGAaggagaaattgctcaaatctttcaagaacttttgtaaacttaaaaacttgtgaacttctgcatagTTTCAGCTAGAAAGTACAcaattcaaacttaaaaatgctcagcctctactgagtttttatgGTAATTAGGAgtgtagcttttaatttagcaacatgcttgctctttttgaatattttagacttttttccagactttttatctaattaagagtttatctaatattttagcattatgctagctcttttggctaatttaaacattttatttttttttaggctgatttagagcttagctaatattttagcattattctaACTGCTTtggtaaaattagacatttttccattttttttaacaataatttagtttagctagtattttagcattgcgctaactgttttggcaaaattcgacatttttttaggctaatttagagtttagctaatatttttacatttgctagctgttttggtggTTGTCtacaggtttgtttttttgtggctaatttggcatttagcaagtATTTTCGCAAGCTTTaggctttagcattttcagctatcagttttagcattttcagctatccgcTCTTGCATCTtgatcttcagcggccacattcagcctACAGTATtgacaccagcattatcactggtaatgccatatatctggtttgctttgttttattgacaCAAACTTATTGTTTAACTCAGAAAACTTTGAGGGTGAAGCCCTGATAGTCCTTCTCTCACTCCACTGATATCAAGAACTCCATCAGTGGCTTGTGAAGCAGTTcctgttcatgtgtgtgtgtgtgtgtgtggggggggggtcgtCTTTAAGGGCACTgaaaatgcatttctctcttttctgACAGAGCACACGGCCAACACGTCTCCAAACTCGTGCTCCCTCAAAGCCGAGTTCGGTGACGAGCCCGGTGAGATCAGCATCGCCGTGCcacaacagtttatttttgtgaatggAAGCCACGCCCCCCTCACCCAGCCCCAGGACCCCGGCCCTGGAAAACCGGCTTGTGGAGCTGGTCTCCTGCAGAAGTCTCTGCCGGTGTCCGTGTCTCTGCAGAACCTCAGCACGACGGCGGACCTGGACCTTCCCAAAGGTCCTGTGGGGGACGGCCGCCGCTGGTCATTTGACAGAGCCGGCACAGAAGAAAAAGCCGCAATAGCAGCGGCTCTGGAGGCAAGCGGGCCAATACGGGTCCAGGACACGGAGGCTGTAGAACCAGACGTGCTGCCAGAAGCTGCCAACATTTCCTCTGAGGTGGAGTCAGACTTTAAGAAAAAGCAACAGAGGAGGAACCTGATCACACCTGGGAGGGGTCAGACGCCGTCTCGGGACGAGCCTGAG
The genomic region above belongs to Oryzias melastigma strain HK-1 linkage group LG22, ASM292280v2, whole genome shotgun sequence and contains:
- the rab11fip5a gene encoding rab11 family-interacting protein 5 isoform X3, with protein sequence MSSLTVEGEQQWVPTHVLVTVLRGRGLQGKSKHGTSDVYAIIQLGKEKYSTGVVEKTTEPEWGEECTFELQPGALESGRLVLTVMHRGLVVQDVFLGQAVIQLDEVFHQSRCLKNHWYRLQSKSGKKEKERGDIQVTIQFTRNNLTASMYDLVMKEKGASPFSKLKERIKGKRRSSQDDTSSAVLPGGYASLYRLRHRLPSDGGGEEDYEDDEGGEARRSKMRTFFFRGKLRKTSDTRSSTSVGSESSESSSRGGSLSPTAGISVVVSDLSNSPSNSSNLTADNSPEHTANTSPNSCSLKAEFGDEPGEISIAVPQQFIFVNGSHAPLTQPQDPGPGKPACGAGLLQKSLPVSVSLQNLSTTADLDLPKGPVGDGRRWSFDRAGTEEKAAIAAALEASGPIRVQDTEAVEPDVLPEAANISSEVESDFKKKQQRRNLITPGRGQTPSRDEPEQVSSGAGEKVRSWFGSKDKPSPHPVKPLTTTAPAEEERSKLASGLEKLKSTIHPGRGSHLTEQEDKKKILTGGAGSYYHLTHSQLVALLVQREAELQRHKEEFKNQKLLLAKREAELKRLKPQVRDLEDYIDTLLVRIMEQKPTLLQVRSKLK